TGCGCTATTGAACAAATGCACTTCACGCAAACACCAGAAACTCCAAGTCTATTTAGCAATACAGTCGCTTCTCAACAATTGCCGGTATCGCCACTAACGTCTCCAACAGCAACTGCTTATGGTCAGCTACGAACATCTCCTACAAGTCCTCCAATGCTCACACCTCAATTTGATAGCATGCAAAGATTCTTAGCTCAGGAGAGACATCATCAAAACATTCCAACAGATGCAAGTCAAACGTCAGTCCATTCTATCTCCGGAAGATTACTGGAAAATATTTGTAGAAAAAGATATAGCGTCATTCCCAAGAGAATGCTCTCCATACGGACTTGTTTCTCATCCTTGCGGAAATCATGAAGATTCCATGCGGCATCTAAATCAAGCCCGTTTTATGGAAACTGAACATCTTGTTATTGCAAATCTAACCGAAGCTGAAATTCAAAATCTCAGTCGCCTCTCTAGACGAATAACTCCCCAGCACTCTCGAGATAACAACTATTAAACTATGCAATCAGACAGCTACAGGTGTCGTTGTACGCAGGAGTCGTGATAAAAGAGACGCACGGTACTGATTCAACACTGTAGCGTTTGTTAGAATCTCACGAGCCTTAACAACATTATCCTCGGGCATCTGGCAATGCTCAGGAAGATATTCTATATGTAATCCTGAAAGGACAACTAAGCCTTTGTCTAACCGTCGGGAAATAATCGCAGCAGGTTGTTCAGGAAGATCTTCATACCGAGCTTCTACACAAATTTCTGTATAAGCATCTGCGTGCTCAAAATAGGGCCCACCATTAAATAAAGCCCAACCATACGTATTTAAGTTAGAAAAAACCAGCGGCGCGGCGCGAACCCCTACCGGAGTGGTATAAGAAAATACGCTACCATAGGCAGGGCCTACAGCACGACCAGGGAAAAACCCTAATCCCCGATCGGCAGTATAAAGAAAGCCATCAGGCTCATCAAAACTCAAACTCTTACATGCAAAGTAAGCGCCTGCACAGATACCTAGATAACTCCCCCCCTCACGAACATAGTTATCTATTCTTGCTGTTCCTAAACCATGTAAAGTTTCATGATAGGGGCGGTCAGCACCCCCAGGAATAATCAGCAACCTAGCCGTACACTCCCATAGGGGATCATAAAGAA
The Chlamydia caviae GPIC genome window above contains:
- a CDS encoding BPL-N domain-containing protein, giving the protein MRTKILIYSDAGVSPYYLRHLMRWLRSSLPSEENLEICRVDGKFLLYDPLWECTARLLIIPGGADRPYHETLHGLGTARIDNYVREGGSYLGICAGAYFACKSLSFDEPDGFLYTADRGLGFFPGRAVGPAYGSVFSYTTPVGVRAAPLVFSNLNTYGWALFNGGPYFEHADAYTEICVEARYEDLPEQPAAIISRRLDKGLVVLSGLHIEYLPEHCQMPEDNVVKAREILTNATVLNQYRASLLSRLLRTTTPVAV